In Pseudonocardia sp. C8, one genomic interval encodes:
- a CDS encoding DUF2252 domain-containing protein, producing the protein MTSHLVLAGSDRDSFGSLHRRSTPREERYRIGKDLRRSAPRSRLASWSSALRRVDPIDLVELTNAGRVPELVPLRIQRMSASPHAFLRGAAALHAADFAVLTATGIRPVICGDAHLGNFGFYASPERELVFDLNDFDEAHPGAWEWDLRRLVASTWVAGRDSGAGERQCAEAVTRCVHAYAEHLRTLAEQPLLARSFDIMDVDALRSDAGHAKSRHAIDKAAERARSRTSDRALPRFVTDDGGERRIVTEPPLITHPDEEHTERILAALDDYLATLPPHWARILGGYHATDVAHKVVGVGSVGLRAYLVLCEGSSPDDVLFLQLKQARRSVIAPYVHGDEAWHAHQGQRVVEYQQALQTVSDPLLGWTTVNGRQYYVRQFRDMKGAIVPDKLDAPALADYADVCGKLLAKGHARTSGASMIAGYVGRGGKVADALCTFARAYADQTEADHDALLRAIRSGRLSDRTPEHVPGGAIG; encoded by the coding sequence GTGACCTCGCACCTCGTGCTCGCCGGGTCGGACCGGGACTCGTTCGGCTCGCTGCACCGCCGCTCCACACCGCGGGAGGAGCGGTACCGGATCGGTAAGGACCTGCGGCGGTCCGCACCCCGGTCGCGGCTGGCGTCCTGGTCGTCGGCGTTGCGGCGGGTCGACCCGATCGATCTCGTCGAGCTGACGAACGCCGGCCGGGTGCCCGAGCTCGTGCCGCTGCGGATCCAGCGGATGAGCGCCTCCCCGCACGCGTTCCTTCGGGGTGCGGCGGCCCTGCACGCCGCCGACTTCGCGGTGCTGACCGCGACCGGGATCCGCCCGGTGATCTGCGGTGACGCGCACCTCGGGAACTTCGGGTTCTACGCGTCCCCGGAGCGCGAGCTCGTCTTCGACCTCAACGACTTCGACGAGGCCCACCCCGGCGCCTGGGAGTGGGACCTGCGCCGGCTCGTCGCCTCCACCTGGGTCGCCGGCAGGGACTCCGGCGCGGGGGAGCGGCAGTGCGCGGAGGCCGTCACCCGCTGCGTGCACGCCTACGCCGAGCACCTGCGGACGCTGGCCGAGCAGCCGTTGCTGGCCCGGTCGTTCGACATCATGGACGTCGACGCGCTCCGCTCCGACGCCGGCCACGCGAAGTCCCGCCACGCGATCGACAAGGCGGCCGAGCGGGCCCGCAGCCGGACCAGCGACCGCGCGCTGCCCCGGTTCGTCACCGACGACGGCGGCGAGCGCCGGATCGTCACCGAGCCGCCGCTGATCACCCACCCGGACGAGGAACACACCGAGCGGATCCTGGCCGCCCTCGACGACTACCTCGCCACGCTGCCGCCGCACTGGGCCCGGATCCTCGGCGGCTACCACGCCACCGACGTCGCCCACAAGGTCGTCGGCGTCGGTTCGGTCGGCCTGCGCGCCTACCTGGTGCTCTGCGAGGGATCCAGCCCGGACGACGTGCTGTTCCTGCAGCTCAAGCAGGCCCGCCGGTCCGTGATCGCGCCGTACGTGCACGGCGACGAGGCCTGGCACGCCCACCAGGGCCAGCGGGTCGTCGAGTACCAGCAGGCGTTGCAGACCGTCTCCGACCCGCTGCTCGGCTGGACGACGGTCAACGGCCGCCAGTACTACGTCCGCCAGTTCCGCGACATGAAGGGCGCCATCGTCCCGGACAAGCTGGACGCGCCCGCCCTGGCCGACTACGCCGACGTCTGCGGGAAACTGCTGGCCAAGGGACACGCGCGGACGTCCGGGGCCTCCATGATCGCCGGGTACGTCGGCCGGGGCGGCAAGGTCGCCGACGCCCTCTGCACGTTCGCCAGGGCCTACGCCGACCAGACCGAGGCCGACCACGACGCGCTGCTGCGCGCGATCCGGTCCGGGCGCCTGTCGGATCGGACACCTGAGCACGTGCCGGGCGGAGCGATCGGATAG
- a CDS encoding DUF5130 family protein, whose translation MAGGSVAVFEGNEDELPEGAVVTNSGRLSVAEEFHEPKQSDHPFTPVQLARLDDALTLTSRETGLRFALYLGDLGTDARATAVELHGRVDGHDEAVLVAVSPEQRRLEIVTGAEAKVRLPDRGAKLALMSMVASFKEGDLFGGLLSGLRMLADQAGTRG comes from the coding sequence GTGGCCGGTGGTAGCGTCGCCGTCTTCGAGGGCAACGAGGACGAGCTGCCCGAGGGCGCGGTCGTGACGAACTCGGGCCGGCTGTCGGTGGCCGAGGAGTTCCACGAGCCCAAGCAGTCCGACCATCCGTTCACGCCGGTGCAGCTCGCCCGGCTGGACGACGCGCTGACCCTCACCAGCCGGGAGACCGGGCTGCGGTTCGCGCTGTACCTGGGCGACCTGGGTACGGACGCGCGGGCGACCGCGGTCGAACTGCACGGCCGGGTCGACGGCCACGACGAGGCCGTCCTCGTCGCGGTCAGCCCGGAGCAGCGCCGGCTGGAGATCGTCACCGGTGCGGAGGCGAAGGTCCGCCTCCCGGACCGGGGCGCGAAGCTCGCGCTCATGAGCATGGTCGCCTCCTTCAAGGAGGGGGACCTGTTCGGCGGGCTGCTCTCCGGCCTGCGGATGCTGGCCGACCAGGCCGGCACCCGGGGCTGA
- a CDS encoding response regulator transcription factor gives MATASPILIVDDHELVGSALALNLRVEGEDATFLPVRTAAGVLEHARRTGPGLIVLDLDLGRDPEGHRIDGSRLVGPLVEIGWRVVVLSGSSDAGRVGAALEAGGFVFVPKNAPFPALLNAIREARVGRSVMPPGRREQLIKLFRDRERERHDLHAKLSKLTQREREVLALLAGGKRAQAVADHFVVSLATVRTQIRAVLTKLEVGSQLEAVALYRKAAGV, from the coding sequence ATGGCCACCGCGAGCCCGATCCTGATCGTCGACGACCACGAGCTGGTCGGCTCGGCCCTCGCGCTGAACCTGCGCGTCGAGGGTGAGGACGCCACCTTCCTGCCGGTCCGCACGGCCGCCGGCGTGCTCGAGCACGCCCGCCGCACCGGGCCGGGGCTGATCGTGCTCGACCTGGACCTCGGGCGGGACCCGGAGGGTCACCGGATCGACGGCTCCCGGCTGGTCGGCCCGCTGGTCGAGATCGGCTGGCGGGTCGTGGTCCTGTCCGGGAGCTCGGACGCCGGCCGGGTCGGCGCGGCGCTGGAGGCCGGCGGGTTCGTGTTCGTCCCGAAGAACGCGCCGTTCCCGGCCCTGCTCAACGCGATCCGCGAGGCACGGGTGGGGCGTTCGGTGATGCCGCCGGGCCGCCGGGAGCAGCTCATCAAGCTGTTCCGCGACCGCGAGCGCGAGCGCCACGACCTGCACGCGAAGCTCTCCAAGCTCACCCAGCGGGAGCGCGAGGTGCTGGCCCTGCTGGCCGGCGGGAAGCGCGCCCAGGCCGTCGCCGACCACTTCGTGGTGTCGCTGGCGACCGTCCGCACCCAGATCCGGGCGGTCCTCACCAAGCTCGAGGTCGGTTCGCAGCTGGAAGCGGTTGCGCTCTACCGGAAGGCCGCCGGGGTCTGA
- a CDS encoding UDP-glucose/GDP-mannose dehydrogenase family protein: MSERTPPLRISVVGCGYLGAVHAASMAELGHEVVGVDTDAEKVEFLAAGRVPFFEPGFSDLLRRALDSGRLTFTTDIAAATGAAVHFLCVGTPQRRGEYAADLTYVEAATSSLLDVLGPGELLVGKSTVPVGTAARLAERVAERVPGAALAWNPEFLREGYAVQDTLHPDRLVYGVPALSGLDGTVDAEALLDRVYATIVAEGTPKVVTDYATAEMVKTAANSFLATKISFINAMAELCEATGADVKQLADAIGHDDRIGRKFLNAGLGFGGGCLPKDIRAFMARAGELGADQALTFLREVDNINMRRRIRMVELARQVCDGSLLGKRIAVLGAAFKPDSDDIRDSPALNVAAQLQLQGADVRVTDPAAGDNVRKHWGQLDFVASPEEAAENADVVLLLTEWRQYRELDPATFGKVVRTRRVLDGRNALDREAWEAAGWAYRALGRRNA; this comes from the coding sequence ATGTCGGAGCGCACCCCGCCGTTACGGATCTCGGTCGTCGGCTGCGGCTACCTCGGCGCCGTGCACGCGGCGTCGATGGCCGAGCTGGGCCACGAGGTCGTGGGCGTCGACACCGACGCCGAGAAGGTCGAGTTCCTCGCCGCCGGCCGGGTGCCGTTCTTCGAGCCCGGGTTCTCCGACCTGCTGCGCCGCGCCCTCGACTCGGGGCGCCTCACCTTCACCACCGACATCGCGGCGGCGACCGGTGCCGCGGTGCACTTCCTGTGCGTCGGCACCCCGCAGCGCCGCGGCGAGTACGCGGCCGACCTGACCTACGTGGAGGCGGCGACGTCGTCGCTGCTGGACGTGCTCGGCCCGGGGGAGCTCCTGGTCGGCAAGTCCACGGTCCCGGTGGGGACCGCGGCGCGGCTGGCCGAGCGGGTCGCCGAGCGGGTGCCCGGGGCGGCGCTGGCGTGGAACCCGGAGTTCCTGCGCGAGGGCTACGCCGTGCAGGACACGCTGCACCCGGACCGGCTGGTCTACGGGGTCCCCGCGCTGTCGGGACTCGACGGGACGGTCGACGCGGAGGCGCTGCTGGACCGGGTGTACGCGACGATCGTCGCCGAGGGCACCCCGAAGGTCGTCACCGACTACGCGACCGCGGAGATGGTGAAGACCGCGGCGAACTCGTTCCTGGCCACGAAGATCTCGTTCATCAACGCGATGGCGGAGCTGTGCGAGGCGACCGGCGCGGACGTCAAGCAGCTGGCCGACGCGATCGGGCACGACGACCGGATCGGCCGCAAGTTCCTCAACGCCGGCCTCGGGTTCGGCGGGGGCTGCCTGCCCAAGGACATCCGGGCGTTCATGGCGCGGGCCGGTGAGCTGGGCGCCGACCAGGCGCTGACCTTCCTGCGCGAGGTCGACAACATCAACATGCGGCGCCGGATCCGGATGGTGGAGCTCGCCCGGCAGGTGTGCGACGGCTCGCTGCTCGGCAAGCGGATCGCGGTGCTCGGGGCGGCGTTCAAACCGGACTCGGACGACATCCGGGACTCGCCGGCGCTGAACGTGGCCGCCCAGCTGCAGCTGCAGGGCGCCGACGTGCGGGTCACCGACCCGGCGGCCGGCGACAACGTGCGCAAGCACTGGGGCCAGCTCGACTTCGTCGCGTCGCCGGAGGAGGCCGCGGAGAACGCCGACGTGGTGCTGCTGCTGACCGAGTGGCGGCAGTACCGCGAGCTCGACCCGGCGACGTTCGGGAAGGTCGTGCGGACCCGGCGGGTGCTCGACGGGCGCAACGCACTCGACCGGGAGGCCTGGGAGGCGGCGGGATGGGCCTACCGCGCCCTCGGTCGCCGGAACGCCTGA
- a CDS encoding HAMP domain-containing sensor histidine kinase codes for MASGSFSGVLGRYRRARFVAGHLGDLLVVGSLCVLVAAITRPAVVDGRIDVASSTSILTLVAAAVGSAAAIVALVTGRLTGDPRPSWFGAALLLYGVIVLPTSALVLQDQPAGVARLAVLAMLAVGMCILIVALRPPARLGAWGGWALFGVALASGGVVALQGESWLTMLLAGSPLPSVLVQTGWAAVALLFLFDGYRRQSRIRSRLGLGLVVIAVSQLYREIVPGGPAPGLVYPALRILGTAVVLSALLTMALRAVSDLQDDYDRLQETLGDATRLLEKAAGQAAERDHELRNGLAGLAGAAYLLSYSDGDGRTGQLRDAVLAELGRLRHMLENPDPVLDGPDPMIDDRDAALLDLGPDFEPAGNGAPAAANGSSHRVEPVLRQLVELRPEQEITLEVEAGLPVVAAPEAVTRQVVTNLLANCARHAPGAPVEVRGRTADAPGFVAVEVRDAGPGLPGGQETLVITRGVHDESAGGSGLGLHISAQLAHEHGGELVLRTAHEPQGCLAVLTLPAVN; via the coding sequence GTGGCGTCCGGCAGCTTCAGCGGGGTCCTCGGGCGGTACCGCCGGGCCCGGTTCGTCGCCGGGCACCTGGGCGACCTGCTCGTCGTCGGCTCCCTGTGCGTGCTCGTCGCCGCGATCACCCGGCCCGCCGTCGTCGACGGGCGGATCGACGTCGCGTCGTCGACGTCGATCCTCACCCTGGTCGCCGCCGCGGTCGGGTCCGCCGCCGCGATCGTCGCGCTGGTCACCGGGCGGCTGACCGGTGACCCGCGGCCGTCCTGGTTCGGGGCGGCGCTGCTGCTCTACGGCGTGATCGTGCTGCCCACCTCGGCGCTGGTGCTCCAGGACCAGCCGGCCGGGGTCGCCCGGCTCGCGGTGCTGGCGATGCTCGCGGTCGGGATGTGCATCCTGATCGTCGCCCTGCGCCCACCGGCCCGGCTCGGGGCCTGGGGCGGCTGGGCCCTGTTCGGGGTCGCGCTGGCGAGCGGCGGCGTGGTCGCGTTGCAGGGGGAGAGCTGGCTGACCATGCTGCTGGCCGGGAGCCCCCTCCCGTCGGTGCTGGTGCAGACCGGCTGGGCGGCCGTCGCGCTGCTGTTCCTGTTCGACGGCTACCGGCGGCAGAGCCGGATCCGGTCCCGGCTCGGGCTGGGCCTCGTCGTGATCGCGGTGTCCCAGCTGTACCGCGAGATCGTGCCCGGCGGGCCCGCACCCGGGTTGGTGTACCCCGCGCTGCGGATCCTCGGCACCGCGGTGGTGCTGTCCGCGCTGCTGACGATGGCGCTGCGCGCGGTGTCCGACCTGCAGGACGACTACGACCGGTTGCAGGAGACCCTCGGCGACGCGACCCGGCTGCTGGAGAAGGCGGCCGGGCAGGCCGCCGAGCGCGACCACGAGCTGCGCAACGGCCTCGCCGGTCTCGCCGGCGCGGCGTACCTGCTCTCGTACAGCGACGGCGACGGGCGGACCGGTCAGCTCCGGGACGCGGTGCTGGCCGAGCTCGGCAGGCTGCGCCACATGCTGGAGAACCCGGACCCGGTCCTCGACGGACCGGACCCGATGATCGACGACCGGGACGCCGCGCTGCTCGACCTCGGCCCGGACTTCGAGCCGGCCGGCAACGGCGCGCCGGCAGCGGCGAACGGCAGCTCGCACCGGGTCGAACCGGTGCTGCGCCAGCTGGTCGAGCTGCGCCCCGAGCAGGAGATCACCCTCGAGGTCGAGGCCGGCCTGCCGGTCGTGGCGGCCCCGGAGGCCGTGACCCGGCAGGTCGTGACCAACCTGCTCGCCAACTGCGCGCGGCACGCGCCCGGCGCGCCGGTCGAGGTCCGCGGGCGCACGGCCGACGCCCCCGGGTTCGTCGCCGTGGAGGTCCGCGACGCCGGCCCGGGGCTGCCCGGCGGGCAGGAGACGCTCGTGATCACCCGCGGGGTGCACGACGAATCGGCGGGCGGTTCCGGGCTCGGCCTGCACATCAGCGCCCAGCTCGCGCACGAGCACGGCGGCGAGCTCGTCCTCCGTACGGCTCACGAGCCGCAGGGATGCCTCGCCGTCCTCACTCTTCCGGCGGTCAACTGA